One part of the Sesamum indicum cultivar Zhongzhi No. 13 linkage group LG14, S_indicum_v1.0, whole genome shotgun sequence genome encodes these proteins:
- the LOC105177033 gene encoding uncharacterized protein LOC105177033, protein MVCFCFLVDQKSVVRRSKPVAGTCSRCRHGALVADMQTATRFCYIPFYWKSWKAIVCSFCGSILKSYNT, encoded by the coding sequence atggtTTGTTTCTGCTTTCTGGTGGATCAGAAGAGCGTGGTGCGGCGGAGCAAGCCGGTGGCGGGGACGTGTTCGCGGTGCCGACACGGGGCGTTGGTGGCCGACATGCAAACGGCGACGAGGTTTTGTTACATTCCGTTCTATTGGAAGTCGTGGAAGGCCATTGTGTGTAGTTTTTGTGGTAGTATTCTCAAATCTTACAATACCTGA